The following proteins are encoded in a genomic region of Saccharopolyspora antimicrobica:
- a CDS encoding MCE family protein has protein sequence MKPLRERNQAVVGVVTIVLLVLVTSGAFFAKDLPVLGGSTYQAYFTESAGLAAGNDVRIAGIRSGEVTDVSLEGNRVLVSFRVDDAEVGDRSRAGIEIKTLLGEKFLALQPEGEQELSEPIPVERTAAPFDIPDALDQLTRTADEVDGEQLAQSFRVLADTFRGAPEHFGEAVDGLSALSQTISSRDQQLSELLRNTSGVSRIVADRDEQVQRLIADGNLLLTELQQRRGAISSLLSGTQKLSDELRGLVADNQAQLRPTLDQLNQLTEMLQRNQDNLGRTIEAMAPYVRGFNNTVGNGRWFDGYICGLFPPPINAGPLQTNTTSCELPVPTRPVGGD, from the coding sequence GTGAAACCGTTGCGGGAGCGGAACCAGGCGGTCGTCGGGGTGGTGACGATCGTACTGCTGGTGCTCGTCACGAGCGGCGCGTTCTTCGCCAAGGACCTGCCGGTGCTCGGCGGGAGCACCTACCAGGCCTACTTCACCGAATCGGCCGGGCTGGCTGCCGGGAACGACGTGCGCATCGCGGGCATCCGAAGCGGCGAGGTCACCGACGTGTCGCTGGAGGGCAACCGGGTGCTGGTGTCCTTCCGCGTCGACGACGCCGAGGTGGGCGACCGCAGCCGCGCCGGGATCGAGATCAAGACGCTGCTCGGCGAGAAGTTCCTGGCGCTGCAACCGGAGGGCGAGCAGGAGCTGTCCGAGCCGATCCCGGTGGAGCGCACCGCCGCGCCGTTCGACATCCCCGACGCGCTCGACCAGCTCACCCGCACCGCCGATGAGGTCGACGGCGAGCAGCTCGCGCAGAGCTTCCGGGTGCTGGCCGACACCTTCCGCGGCGCGCCGGAGCACTTCGGGGAGGCCGTCGACGGGCTCTCCGCGCTGTCGCAGACGATCTCCTCGCGCGACCAGCAGCTCAGCGAACTGCTGCGCAACACCAGCGGAGTCAGCCGGATCGTCGCCGACCGCGACGAGCAGGTGCAGCGGCTGATCGCCGACGGCAACCTCCTGCTGACCGAGCTGCAGCAGCGCCGCGGCGCGATCTCCTCGCTGCTCAGCGGCACCCAGAAGCTCTCCGACGAGCTGCGCGGCCTGGTCGCCGACAACCAGGCGCAGCTGCGGCCGACGCTGGACCAGCTCAACCAGCTGACCGAGATGCTGCAGCGCAACCAGGACAATCTCGGCCGCACCATCGAGGCGATGGCGCCCTACGTGCGCGGGTTCAACAACACCGTCGGCAACGGGCGCTGGTTCGACGGCTACATCTGCGGGCTGTTCCCGCCCCCGATCAACGCCGGGCCGCTGCAGACGAACACGACCTCCTGCGAGCTCCCGGTGCCGACCCGACCCGTCGGAGGTGACTGA
- a CDS encoding MCE family protein, with protein MRSITAPLLKLSLFALVTVVLTGVLAMTIAASTSSSSSDYTARFADASGLNLGDDVRMAGVKVGRITGLEVVDAKHALVSFDVDANRRLPVDASATVKYRNLAGQRYLALDAPIGEGDEVLPPGGEIPLERTHPALNLTALFNGFKPLFQALSPEDVNQLSGELVQVLQGEAGTVDSLLAHTASLTTTLARKDEVIGQVIDNLNTAVGAVNARGPQLGELITSLQQLTSGLAEQRKPVGEAVAALDELAGTTGDLLAEGREPLQRNIAELQRFTTVLNAEMPKLEHDLQTVPERLNALTRTVSYGSWFNFYLCRMSGTVGISDLNIKIPILPAPPSEMPERCQS; from the coding sequence ATGAGGTCGATCACTGCGCCGCTGCTCAAGCTGTCGCTGTTCGCGCTGGTCACGGTGGTGCTGACCGGAGTGCTGGCGATGACCATCGCGGCGTCGACGTCCAGCTCGTCCAGCGACTACACCGCGCGGTTCGCCGACGCCTCCGGGCTCAACCTCGGCGACGACGTGCGGATGGCCGGGGTCAAGGTCGGCCGCATCACCGGGCTGGAGGTCGTCGACGCCAAGCACGCGCTGGTGAGCTTCGACGTCGACGCGAACCGCCGGCTGCCGGTGGACGCCTCGGCGACGGTGAAGTACCGCAACCTCGCCGGGCAGCGCTACCTCGCGCTGGACGCGCCCATCGGCGAGGGCGACGAGGTGCTGCCGCCGGGCGGCGAGATCCCGCTGGAGCGCACCCACCCGGCGCTGAACCTCACCGCGCTGTTCAACGGCTTCAAGCCGCTGTTCCAAGCGCTCTCGCCGGAGGACGTCAACCAGCTCTCCGGCGAACTCGTCCAGGTGCTGCAGGGCGAAGCGGGCACCGTGGACAGCCTGCTCGCGCACACCGCCTCGCTGACCACCACGCTCGCCCGCAAGGACGAGGTGATCGGCCAGGTCATCGACAACCTCAACACCGCGGTCGGCGCGGTCAACGCGCGCGGCCCGCAGCTGGGCGAGCTGATCACCTCGCTGCAGCAGCTCACCAGCGGGCTCGCCGAGCAGCGCAAGCCGGTCGGCGAAGCGGTCGCGGCGCTCGACGAGCTGGCGGGCACCACCGGTGATCTGCTCGCCGAGGGCCGGGAACCGCTGCAGCGCAACATCGCCGAGCTCCAGCGGTTCACCACCGTGCTCAACGCCGAGATGCCCAAGCTGGAGCACGACCTGCAGACCGTGCCCGAGCGGCTGAACGCGCTGACGCGGACGGTGAGCTACGGGAGCTGGTTCAACTTCTACCTGTGCCGGATGTCGGGCACCGTCGGGATCTCCGACCTCAACATCAAGATCCCGATCCTGCCCGCGCCGCCGTCGGAGATGCCGGAGAGGTGCCAGTCGTGA
- a CDS encoding MCE family protein codes for MFSRKTKVHLALFLVLAVVGIGYTGGRYAGLDRLFGGNGYSVTVQLADSGGLFTNSEVTYRGVAVGRVTAMRLTETGLEAELHIDDSAPQIPADTRAVVANRSAVGEQYLDLRPEHDGGPYLASGAVVAQDRTAVPLPPESLLVDLDRLVGSVPVDDLRTVVNEVGTAFEGSGAHLQRLLDATSSVTAAAEQHLPQTTSLLANSDVVLRTQQQQAEEIVSFSEGLREISGQLKESDPDLRGIIRDAPAAGQEVQALLDSAGTDFGVVAANMLTTMKITEVRTEGMEQLLVALPVISAFSHTLSPDGTGHLGLVLNFFNPIACTRGYEGTPRRPGSETAPGPINEDLHCAEPPGSVISVRGSQNAPRQPIPDPVPAPPPFR; via the coding sequence ATGTTCAGCCGCAAGACCAAGGTGCACCTGGCGCTGTTCCTGGTCCTGGCCGTGGTCGGGATCGGCTACACCGGCGGCCGCTACGCCGGGCTGGACCGGCTCTTCGGCGGCAACGGCTACTCGGTCACCGTGCAGCTGGCCGACTCCGGCGGGCTGTTCACCAACTCCGAGGTCACCTACCGGGGCGTGGCGGTCGGCCGGGTGACCGCGATGCGGCTCACCGAGACCGGCCTCGAAGCCGAACTGCACATCGACGACTCCGCCCCGCAGATCCCCGCCGACACCCGCGCGGTGGTGGCCAACCGGTCCGCGGTCGGCGAGCAGTACCTGGACCTGCGGCCCGAGCACGACGGCGGTCCGTACCTGGCGAGCGGTGCCGTGGTCGCCCAGGACCGCACCGCCGTGCCGCTGCCGCCGGAATCGCTGCTGGTCGACCTCGACCGGCTGGTGGGCAGCGTCCCGGTCGACGACCTGCGCACGGTCGTCAACGAGGTCGGCACCGCTTTCGAGGGCTCCGGCGCACACCTGCAGCGGCTGCTGGACGCGACCAGCTCGGTGACCGCCGCGGCCGAGCAGCACCTCCCGCAGACCACCTCGTTGCTCGCCAACAGCGACGTCGTGCTGCGCACCCAGCAGCAGCAGGCCGAGGAGATCGTGTCGTTCAGCGAGGGCCTGCGCGAGATCTCCGGGCAGCTAAAGGAATCCGACCCGGATCTGCGCGGGATCATCCGCGACGCGCCCGCGGCGGGCCAGGAGGTCCAGGCGCTGCTCGACAGCGCGGGCACCGACTTCGGCGTGGTCGCGGCGAACATGCTGACCACGATGAAGATCACCGAGGTGCGCACCGAGGGCATGGAGCAGTTGCTGGTGGCCCTGCCGGTGATCTCGGCGTTCTCCCACACGCTGTCCCCGGACGGCACCGGGCACCTCGGCCTGGTCCTGAACTTCTTCAACCCGATCGCCTGCACCCGGGGCTACGAGGGCACGCCCCGCCGCCCGGGCAGCGAAACGGCGCCCGGCCCGATCAACGAGGACCTGCACTGCGCCGAGCCCCCGGGCAGCGTGATCAGCGTCCGAGGCTCCCAGAACGCCCCGCGTCAGCCCATCCCGGACCCGGTACCGGCTCCGCCGCCGTTCAGGTGA
- a CDS encoding nSTAND1 domain-containing NTPase — MKPDEKAGAHHLSATARDYAKIFQALRDQHFHFYDGDGNRTYRTFLAATDGVCPYPTDMAAFSSADRHWFFGRDHLVADLVQRLDQRWRDGRGPLVVVAPSGAGKSSLLQAGLLPMLETGALPGENSARWPRLLFTPTDDPVRAFAAELVGLTGDDPDEVEQQLADPVQFGERLREALRERVGIGVESGARLVVIVDQLEELFTLCTDAAERQRFLALLSHLSEPGPGGGTPTALVVYSLRADFYAQCTDHPQLRDALQNGQVVVGPMSRKELRQAIIFPARRAKLRVEDGLVDLLLRDLGIPDPDDDTAAGYEAGRLPLLAHALRVTWQVRAGDQLTVAGYRRTGGIQHAVATTADGVYDALLSAEQQVARTLLLRLIKIGDGTEDTRRRTSRTELLADLTDQQLARDVLEKFTRARLLTQQQDTVEITHEVLLRAWPRLRRWIDDDRSGNLIRQALDEDAAAWDRDGRSPALLYRGKRLDDARAWAKANRAESNSLASAFLSASARRKRLLTGAGYTAVALVGVLALVATLAAATAIGQRDTAIFNQVTAQADRLQGLDMSLSAKLSLAASHMRPDDLDVRTNLIATENTPLSSLLTGHTGRVVSATPSPDGRTLASTGEDKTVRLWNFSDPARPVPLGAPLTGHTDVSTQTAFSPDGRVLASGSNDGSVRLWNVADPVHPVLLGQPLEDQIGQIADVAYSPDGRTLAAAGENGTVRLWNVADPARPVALNRLLSGYSGDIFSVSFSPDSRTLASSGKDGLLLLWNVADPANPAPLGKNLDGHNGNVHSAVFSPDGRLLAASSDDEKILMWNVSDPAQPVLLDRAMTGHTGPVFSVAFSPDGRVLASAGVDRTIRLWNIADPAYPVALGKPLTGHSNYVLSVAFSPDGETLTSSSNDSTIRVWNLPRTIVTGHTHVVNAVAFSPDGRTLASGGDDRTVRLWDVSSTTRPTPLGEPLTGHTDAVFSVAFSPDGRTLASVGSGGTLRLWDVSEPAQPVARQTSIGDPTPLWSVKFSPSGEFLAAARENGTAQLWNVSDPAHPEQLGSPFTIGTEGASSVAFSSDNRILAVGGTNAIRLFDITDPERPVALPLMTGHTGTVRSVVFDPTDDLLATAGYDLTVRLWDVSDPAKPKQLGSPLTGHTNFVTAVVFSPDGRTLASSDADGAVRFWDVSDPARPGPIGQPITGHTDAVWGLAFSSNTTLATGSHDQSVQLWNLDPGFAAQRICATTNANVLTEEEWRKYVAGELAFDPPCQPS, encoded by the coding sequence GTGAAGCCCGACGAGAAGGCCGGAGCGCACCACCTCTCGGCCACGGCACGCGACTACGCGAAGATCTTCCAGGCACTTCGCGACCAGCACTTCCACTTCTACGACGGCGACGGCAACCGGACGTATCGCACGTTCCTGGCCGCGACCGACGGTGTCTGCCCGTACCCGACCGACATGGCGGCGTTCAGCTCGGCGGACAGGCACTGGTTCTTCGGCCGGGACCACTTGGTCGCGGACCTCGTGCAGCGCCTCGACCAGCGGTGGCGGGACGGCCGCGGTCCGCTGGTCGTCGTCGCTCCCTCCGGAGCGGGGAAGTCGTCCCTGCTCCAAGCCGGGTTGCTCCCCATGCTCGAAACAGGTGCGCTGCCCGGCGAGAATTCGGCGCGTTGGCCGCGACTGCTGTTCACCCCCACCGACGACCCGGTCCGCGCCTTCGCAGCCGAGCTCGTCGGTCTCACCGGTGACGACCCGGACGAGGTCGAGCAGCAGTTGGCCGATCCCGTTCAGTTCGGCGAGCGCCTGCGCGAAGCGCTGCGGGAACGGGTGGGCATCGGGGTGGAGTCGGGGGCACGCCTAGTGGTCATCGTCGACCAGCTCGAAGAGCTGTTCACGCTGTGCACCGACGCGGCGGAACGGCAGCGCTTCCTCGCGCTGCTCTCGCACCTCTCCGAACCGGGTCCGGGCGGCGGAACACCGACCGCGCTGGTGGTCTACTCCCTGCGAGCGGACTTCTACGCGCAGTGCACCGACCACCCGCAGCTGCGCGACGCACTGCAGAACGGTCAGGTCGTCGTCGGACCCATGAGCCGGAAGGAACTGCGCCAAGCGATCATCTTCCCGGCGCGGCGGGCGAAGCTGCGGGTCGAAGACGGACTGGTCGACCTCCTGCTGCGCGATCTCGGCATCCCCGATCCCGACGACGACACCGCAGCCGGGTACGAGGCCGGACGCCTGCCGCTGCTGGCCCATGCGCTGCGGGTCACCTGGCAGGTGCGGGCCGGCGATCAGCTCACCGTCGCCGGATACCGCAGGACGGGCGGGATCCAGCACGCGGTGGCGACCACCGCCGACGGCGTGTACGACGCGCTGCTCTCCGCCGAGCAGCAGGTCGCGCGGACTCTGCTCCTGCGGCTGATCAAGATCGGCGACGGCACCGAGGACACCCGCAGGCGGACGTCCCGGACCGAGCTGCTGGCCGATCTGACCGATCAGCAGCTCGCGCGGGACGTGCTGGAGAAGTTCACCCGCGCCCGCCTGCTGACCCAGCAGCAGGACACCGTGGAGATCACCCACGAAGTCCTGCTCCGCGCCTGGCCCCGGCTGCGCCGCTGGATCGACGACGACCGGTCCGGCAACCTGATCCGCCAAGCGCTCGACGAGGACGCCGCCGCCTGGGACCGCGACGGACGCAGTCCTGCCCTGCTGTACCGGGGAAAGCGGCTGGACGACGCCCGCGCGTGGGCCAAGGCGAACCGGGCCGAGTCGAACTCGCTGGCCTCGGCGTTCCTCTCCGCGTCCGCCCGGCGGAAGCGCTTGCTCACCGGTGCGGGCTACACCGCGGTCGCGCTGGTCGGAGTGCTCGCCCTGGTGGCGACGCTCGCGGCGGCGACCGCCATCGGGCAGCGCGACACCGCCATCTTCAACCAGGTCACCGCGCAGGCCGACCGCCTGCAGGGCCTCGACATGTCCCTGTCGGCCAAGCTGAGCCTAGCCGCCAGCCACATGCGCCCGGACGACCTCGACGTCCGGACGAACCTCATCGCCACCGAGAACACCCCGCTCTCGTCGCTGCTGACCGGGCACACCGGCCGGGTGGTCTCGGCAACACCCAGCCCGGACGGACGCACTCTCGCCAGCACAGGTGAGGACAAGACCGTGCGGCTGTGGAACTTCTCCGATCCCGCGCGTCCCGTGCCGCTCGGAGCACCTCTGACCGGGCACACCGATGTGTCGACGCAGACGGCGTTCAGTCCCGACGGCCGCGTCCTCGCCTCCGGGAGCAATGACGGCTCGGTCCGGTTGTGGAACGTCGCGGACCCGGTACACCCCGTTCTTCTCGGCCAGCCCCTCGAGGACCAGATCGGCCAGATCGCGGACGTGGCGTACAGCCCGGACGGACGCACGCTGGCCGCTGCGGGGGAGAACGGCACGGTGCGGCTGTGGAACGTCGCAGACCCGGCGCGGCCAGTGGCGTTGAACCGTCTCCTCAGCGGCTACTCCGGCGACATCTTCTCCGTCTCGTTCAGTCCCGACAGCCGTACGCTCGCCAGTTCCGGAAAAGACGGGCTGCTGTTGCTGTGGAACGTCGCCGACCCCGCCAACCCAGCCCCACTCGGCAAGAATCTCGACGGTCACAACGGCAACGTCCACTCCGCGGTGTTCAGCCCGGACGGGCGGCTCCTGGCTGCTTCCAGTGACGACGAGAAGATCCTGATGTGGAACGTTTCCGATCCCGCGCAGCCCGTGCTGCTGGACCGAGCCATGACCGGCCACACCGGTCCGGTGTTCTCGGTCGCCTTCAGCCCCGACGGACGCGTGCTGGCCAGCGCCGGCGTCGACCGGACCATCCGGTTGTGGAACATCGCCGATCCCGCCTATCCGGTGGCACTGGGAAAACCGTTGACCGGGCACAGCAACTACGTGCTCTCGGTGGCGTTCAGTCCCGACGGAGAGACGCTGACGAGCAGCAGCAATGACAGCACGATCCGGGTGTGGAATCTGCCGCGCACGATCGTGACCGGCCACACCCACGTCGTCAACGCCGTGGCGTTCAGCCCGGACGGACGCACGCTGGCCAGCGGCGGCGATGACCGGACCGTGCGGTTGTGGGACGTTTCCAGCACCACCCGCCCGACCCCGCTGGGTGAACCCCTCACCGGCCACACGGACGCCGTGTTCTCGGTGGCGTTCAGCCCCGACGGGCGCACGCTGGCCAGCGTGGGCAGCGGTGGCACCTTGCGGTTGTGGGACGTTTCCGAACCGGCGCAGCCGGTGGCCCGTCAAACCTCGATCGGCGATCCCACTCCACTGTGGTCGGTGAAGTTCAGCCCGAGCGGTGAGTTCCTGGCCGCCGCGAGGGAGAATGGGACGGCCCAGCTCTGGAACGTCTCCGACCCGGCTCACCCGGAGCAGCTGGGCAGCCCCTTCACCATCGGCACCGAAGGCGCGAGTTCGGTCGCGTTCAGCTCGGACAACCGCATCCTGGCCGTTGGAGGCACCAACGCGATCCGGCTCTTCGACATCACCGACCCGGAACGGCCGGTCGCCCTGCCGCTGATGACCGGCCACACCGGCACCGTGCGGTCGGTGGTCTTCGATCCCACCGATGATCTCCTGGCCACCGCCGGTTACGACCTGACGGTTCGCCTGTGGGACGTTTCCGACCCCGCGAAGCCGAAACAGCTGGGATCACCCCTGACCGGCCACACGAACTTCGTGACGGCCGTGGTGTTCAGCCCGGACGGCCGCACCTTGGCCAGCTCGGACGCCGATGGCGCAGTGCGGTTCTGGGACGTCTCCGACCCGGCTCGCCCAGGACCGATCGGCCAACCCATCACCGGCCACACCGATGCGGTGTGGGGTCTGGCCTTCAGCTCCAACACCACGCTGGCCACCGGCAGCCACGACCAGTCGGTGCAGCTGTGGAACCTGGACCCGGGCTTCGCCGCGCAACGCATCTGCGCCACCACCAACGCCAACGTCCTGACCGAGGAGGAATGGCGCAAGTACGTCGCGGGCGAGCTGGCGTTCGACCCGCCGTGCCAACCGTCGTGA
- a CDS encoding MCE family protein — MVILLLVSGCSAGGFTGLYNAPLPGGAELGDRPYRVSAQFADVLDLVPQSSVKVNDVPVGRVERIELGPDNTTALVSMSINGDVRLPANADARLRQSSLLGEKFIELAAPAQPASDELADGAVIPIERTNRNPQIEEVLGALSMLLNGGGVAQLQDIVREMNKVFTGNEAEIRSLLGNLDETVSRLDGQREDITRAIDGLGRLSTTLREQTGTVSAALDGIGPGLQVLNEQRGQLVSMLESLDRLSGVAVDTVNRSRDDMLADLHALAPTLQKLADTGDALPDAIGFLATYPFPEYVMKPLKGDFVNADVRFDLDLSSIVENLSRSSGPLIPIPGLSDAGQSGLRPPPPAPPLPPLPLPVPGSAPTPSVPPLLGGQ; from the coding sequence GTGGTGATCCTGCTGCTGGTGTCCGGCTGCTCGGCGGGCGGGTTCACCGGCCTCTACAACGCGCCGCTGCCCGGCGGCGCCGAGCTGGGCGACCGGCCCTACCGGGTCAGCGCGCAGTTCGCCGACGTGCTCGACCTCGTGCCGCAGTCCAGCGTGAAGGTCAACGACGTGCCGGTCGGCCGGGTGGAGCGCATCGAGCTCGGCCCGGACAACACCACGGCGCTGGTGTCGATGTCGATCAACGGCGACGTCCGGCTGCCCGCCAACGCCGACGCCCGGTTGCGGCAGTCCAGCCTGCTGGGGGAGAAGTTCATCGAGCTCGCCGCACCCGCGCAGCCCGCGTCCGACGAGCTCGCCGACGGCGCGGTGATCCCGATCGAGCGGACCAACCGCAACCCGCAGATCGAGGAGGTGCTCGGCGCGCTGTCGATGCTGCTCAACGGCGGCGGAGTGGCGCAGCTGCAGGACATCGTGCGGGAGATGAACAAGGTCTTCACCGGCAACGAGGCGGAAATCCGCTCGCTGCTGGGGAACCTGGACGAGACGGTGTCCAGGTTGGACGGTCAGCGGGAGGACATCACCCGGGCCATCGACGGGCTCGGCCGGTTGTCCACGACGTTGCGCGAGCAGACCGGCACCGTCTCGGCCGCGCTCGACGGCATCGGGCCGGGCTTGCAGGTGCTCAACGAGCAGCGCGGTCAGCTGGTGTCGATGCTGGAGTCGCTGGACCGGCTCTCCGGTGTCGCGGTCGACACCGTCAACCGCAGCAGGGACGACATGCTCGCCGACCTGCACGCGCTCGCTCCGACGCTGCAGAAGCTCGCCGACACCGGTGACGCGCTGCCGGACGCGATCGGCTTCCTGGCCACCTACCCGTTCCCGGAGTACGTGATGAAGCCGCTCAAGGGCGACTTCGTCAACGCCGACGTGCGCTTCGACCTGGACCTGAGCAGCATCGTGGAGAACCTCTCGCGCTCCTCCGGCCCGCTGATCCCGATCCCCGGCCTCAGCGACGCCGGCCAGTCGGGACTGCGGCCGCCGCCACCGGCCCCGCCGCTGCCGCCGCTCCCGCTGCCGGTGCCCGGCTCCGCGCCGACGCCCTCCGTCCCGCCGCTGCTGGGAGGCCAGTGA
- a CDS encoding MCE family protein, which produces MRGDEKRRRYQALGVAFLVATGMFFAGTIAVYRKAFTPVVAVSLETDRIGNQMRVGADVKARGVVVGEVRDVRAVGDHAVLELALKPDQAELIPTGASARLLPKTLFGERYVALQIPAGGGSQALADGDVIPQDRSSSAIEVEKVLDELMPVLQAVQPEKLSTTLTAVSQALDGRGEQLGDTLVQLDSYLEQLNPSLPKLESVIARIDDVADTYHEAVPDLAQALGDLTTTSRTLAEQRTQLQHMIGSVTTSAESLDRFLALNKDNLINLTSSSRSTLELLAEYSPQYPCMLKQFADSIPTAEASFGKGTENPEIAKFTIEITGSRGKYLPGVDDPKYLDQRGPRCYPWVEPPDTFPQYPPGGPVEDGSTFPEPPRDRDEVFPWAAPASTAPQSVANAPAERELLSTLLAPQLGVAREDVPGWSGLLVGPVYRGAEVEVR; this is translated from the coding sequence ATGAGGGGCGATGAGAAGAGGCGCCGCTACCAGGCGCTCGGAGTGGCGTTCCTGGTCGCGACGGGGATGTTCTTCGCGGGCACCATCGCGGTCTACCGCAAGGCGTTCACGCCGGTGGTGGCGGTGAGCCTGGAGACCGACCGGATCGGCAACCAGATGCGCGTCGGCGCCGACGTCAAGGCGCGCGGTGTGGTGGTCGGCGAGGTCCGCGACGTGCGCGCGGTCGGCGACCACGCGGTGCTGGAGCTGGCGCTCAAGCCCGACCAGGCCGAGCTGATCCCGACGGGCGCGTCGGCGCGGCTGCTGCCCAAGACGCTGTTCGGCGAGCGCTACGTCGCGCTGCAGATCCCGGCAGGCGGCGGTTCGCAGGCGCTGGCCGACGGCGATGTGATCCCGCAGGACCGCAGCAGCTCGGCGATCGAGGTCGAGAAGGTGCTCGACGAGCTGATGCCGGTGCTGCAGGCGGTGCAGCCGGAGAAGCTGTCCACGACGCTGACCGCGGTGTCGCAGGCGCTGGACGGTCGCGGCGAGCAGCTGGGCGACACGCTGGTGCAGCTGGACAGCTACCTGGAGCAGCTCAACCCGTCGCTGCCGAAGCTGGAGTCGGTCATCGCCCGCATCGACGACGTGGCCGACACCTACCACGAGGCGGTGCCGGATCTGGCGCAGGCGCTGGGAGATCTGACCACCACCAGCCGGACGCTGGCCGAGCAGCGCACCCAGCTGCAGCACATGATCGGCAGCGTCACCACCAGCGCCGAGAGCCTCGACCGGTTCCTGGCGCTGAACAAGGACAACCTGATCAACCTGACCAGCAGCTCGCGGTCCACATTGGAGCTGCTGGCCGAGTACTCGCCGCAGTACCCGTGCATGCTCAAGCAGTTCGCGGACTCCATCCCGACGGCCGAGGCCTCCTTCGGCAAGGGCACCGAGAACCCGGAGATCGCCAAGTTCACCATCGAGATCACCGGCAGCCGCGGCAAGTACCTGCCCGGGGTGGACGATCCGAAGTACCTGGACCAGCGGGGGCCGCGCTGCTACCCGTGGGTCGAACCGCCGGACACCTTCCCGCAGTACCCGCCGGGCGGGCCGGTGGAGGACGGCTCGACGTTCCCGGAGCCGCCGCGCGACCGCGACGAGGTGTTCCCGTGGGCGGCCCCGGCATCGACCGCACCGCAGTCGGTGGCGAACGCACCGGCCGAGCGCGAGCTGCTCTCGACGCTGCTCGCCCCGCAGCTCGGTGTCGCCCGCGAGGACGTGCCGGGGTGGAGCGGGCTGCTGGTCGGGCCGGTCTACCGCGGGGCCGAGGTGGAGGTGAGATGA
- a CDS encoding MCE family protein has product MSAPGPDEEEPRRKSPLTRLLVLGSALVLLVSAGLWWAFSDPGKQLTAYFDKAVGVYAGSSVRVLGVEVGRIAAVVPQGEVVRVDLHVDREVQIPADVKAVVVAPSLVSDRYVQLTPAYSGGPELATGAVLDKDRTATPAELDELYNSAKSLAEALGPDGANRTGALTDVLNTSAAALDGKGENLNATIKRLGDLAGTLQDNQDDLFATVDNLNEFTAALAASDGQIREFNGRLADVAGFLASEQDQMGASLSSLAAALGDVSAFIRDNREQFSSNVENLTGVTQALVDQREALGEVLDVAPLGATNFINAYDAASGTVTVRGHLNELTHPPVLMVCKLIQHSLPEPVPEDLKKTCDELAPVLDGKLGLPSIGETMHYLQQGELPPLPLPLVDASREGGSQ; this is encoded by the coding sequence ATGTCCGCACCTGGGCCGGACGAGGAAGAACCGCGCCGGAAGTCGCCGCTGACCAGGCTGCTCGTCCTCGGCAGCGCGCTGGTGCTGCTGGTCAGCGCCGGCCTGTGGTGGGCGTTCAGCGATCCGGGCAAGCAGCTGACCGCCTACTTCGACAAGGCCGTCGGCGTCTACGCCGGGTCGAGCGTGCGGGTGCTCGGCGTCGAGGTGGGGCGCATCGCCGCGGTGGTGCCGCAGGGCGAGGTGGTCCGCGTCGACCTGCACGTCGACCGGGAGGTGCAGATCCCCGCCGACGTCAAGGCCGTGGTGGTGGCGCCGAGCCTGGTCAGCGACCGGTACGTGCAGCTGACCCCGGCCTACTCCGGTGGCCCGGAGCTGGCCACCGGCGCGGTGCTGGACAAGGACCGCACTGCCACCCCGGCCGAGCTCGACGAGCTCTACAACAGCGCCAAGTCGCTGGCGGAGGCGCTCGGGCCGGACGGAGCCAACCGCACCGGCGCATTGACCGACGTGCTCAACACCTCGGCCGCGGCGCTGGACGGCAAGGGCGAGAACCTCAACGCGACCATCAAGCGGCTCGGCGATCTGGCCGGGACGCTGCAGGACAACCAGGACGACCTGTTCGCCACGGTGGACAACCTGAACGAGTTCACCGCCGCGCTGGCCGCCAGCGACGGGCAGATCCGGGAGTTCAACGGCAGGCTCGCCGACGTCGCCGGGTTCCTGGCGAGCGAGCAGGACCAGATGGGCGCCTCGCTGAGCTCGCTGGCGGCGGCGCTGGGCGATGTCTCGGCGTTCATCCGGGACAACCGCGAGCAGTTCTCGTCCAACGTGGAGAACCTGACCGGCGTGACGCAGGCCCTGGTGGACCAGCGCGAGGCGCTGGGCGAGGTGCTCGACGTGGCGCCGCTGGGCGCGACGAACTTCATCAACGCCTACGACGCGGCCTCCGGCACCGTGACCGTGCGCGGGCACCTCAACGAGCTCACCCACCCGCCGGTGCTGATGGTGTGCAAGCTGATCCAGCACAGCCTGCCCGAACCGGTGCCCGAGGACCTGAAGAAGACCTGCGACGAGCTGGCCCCGGTGCTCGACGGCAAGCTCGGCCTGCCGTCGATCGGCGAGACCATGCACTACCTCCAGCAGGGCGAACTCCCGCCGCTGCCGCTACCGCTCGTCGACGCCTCGCGAGAGGGGGGCTCGCAATGA